The nucleotide window TAGTCCTCCATTACTGCCCCATCAGTGTCCGTCTGCTTCAAGGCAaatcaaaatgttcaaatgtgATATACCGGTGGAAGTCGGCATGGACAGGCTGAATATTGACGACTCCATCAGGAACAGTATCTGTGATAAACAGACTTTCtttttcttaaatttgtattttaacttAAGGATGTGTGCAATATTGTAGGTGTGTTTTAGTTTGtgttttagaatgttttagTTTGTGTATTAGAAttagtgattgtttgttttagttTGTGAATTAGAAATAGTAATTAGAAACTTTGCAATTTTCGTGATGCCCACATTTTAGAGTTACAGAGTAATAGTTCTTGCAAACTGATTGCAGATTACAAGtctgtgttttatattttgaattttactgTGATGCAGAACAAACTTTCCATGCAGTTAGATTTGGGGAAAATTTTTATGACAAACTATTGAAAATTGAAAGCCCTTGAAATTTTGCCGACTTTAGATAGTTACATCATTTAAATTTTATCTACTCTGTAAAATTACTacttttttgtattttgttgttttacattaaattttacaGGTTACTTTCAAAGCAAAGTAAAACTCATTGTAATAAGCACAACCCTGAGTCCtggaaaaaatacattttttgtacaaggCTGGTATTACCAATTCAGATATCATACATTCGAAGAGACAATAGTTtggaggtcaaaggtcatgcaaGGTTAAATTACTTCAGCCGTGAAATAATATCAGATCTGCTCAATATCTGAAAGCCCTTCGGTGGATGGACTTCCAACTTGATATACTGGCAAGGAATAGATGACCCTTAGTGATTTTggggttttgaattttttctgaAAAACTACATAACTAATTTCAATCCCATTGAGTGAGGAGATAAAATCTGTACCATTGTAAGGCCACGTCTTCTTTCAGGAGGACATAAGGAAGAAACTATGATAAGAACTCGACTAGGAAAACCAAATCatgcatgaaagctttcttacatAGTGAAAAATTCAAGTTTTGTTCAAATCTTGACCACTGGGGTTAAGGTTGATCCAAGACCGTTGCATAAATTTTCAaactcctagtcacctgatcccacctctggtgtgtccaggggtccatgtttgcctaactattttgtattgcttgtaggagttatgagattgatcactgttcgttatcttcacctttcatgtacaagtgtaccaaTGTGTTTTGCAAGCATTGTATGTTATCTATTTCATACAAAGTCCCCTACTGGAAATAAAACGGTTCACAGCCACTAACATCAGCCAATAAGCCCAGATATTAAGGAAATCATCAAAGAACTGAGAGTACTCTTAATAGATTGTTATATCCGATCTCCATAATCAGAGATTTTGGTTAGTATTCATGAATATATCTGCTTTTTTGTCTGAATGTCCTTATATATAGCTGTGTAGAAATATGAACTCTTGTTGGGACCTCGCAAGTCTGGTGAATCTGCTCTGCATGAGGATTATTGCATGTTAATTTGTACCCCTGTTTTAAGAACATTCCAATTACACAAGACCTATGTTAGCATTGAACTTTTATTGTTgattaaccttgaccttggggtccatgatttgaacgaacttgaatctttgtaatatatatatatactttcgTTCAAGTCTTGCCTTTTCTAATGCAGTAGTTAAAAttgagaaatatatttcttattttcttctccTCGTAAGTAGGCATGGTCCTTCTGTTGAAGAAACTGGTATCCCCTCAACCTACAGTCTGACTAATAATACTGCAGTGAGATAGTTCAGTCTGACTAATAATACTGCAGTGAGATAGTACAGTCTGACTAATAATACTGCAGTGAGATAGTTCAGTCTGACTAATAATACTGCAGTGAGATAGTTCAGTCTGACTAATAATACTGCAGTGAGATAGTTCAGGCTGACTAATAATACTGCAGTGAGATAGTTCAGTCTGACTAATAATACTGCAGTGAGATAGTTCAGTCTGACTAATAATACTGCAGTGAGATAGTTCAGTCTGACTAATAATACTGCAGTGAGATAGTTCAGGCTGGTTTTGATTTCACTGTTtgacccaagaatgctttttgGCATGTTTGGTTGAAACAGGTTCATGCATTGATtctgaagaagtcgaaaatgtgggAAGTTTACAAATAGTAAGGCTGGTGTTAGTCAGACTGGGTTGAGTAGAATCCAATTTCTTCGGTAATAGTAGGACCTGGTTCTATCTAGCTTGCCTGAAACAGAGGCtcgtgatattttttttctctgatCAAATGTTAAATGTTGTTGATGACAATaataatcaattttaaaatttgcaataTGAGAATATCATCATAGCGTTACGAATCATTGATGTCATTCTTTACACATATCATGATTACTTCTTCAGTATTAAAGACTTGTCAAAACCAAGAGTTCCATTTTCTGAAGGATAACCAACAGGTGGTTTTAAGGTCAACAAGTTTTTAAGTCGAAATTTGCAGAATGTATGGGTTAAGCAAATTGAAAACTATTGGCTTTATACTACATACGCTACAGTATCGCAAATCAAGAATCACAGTTCACTCATGTACCGAATTCAACAAGAAAATTCGTGTCAACTCTGAACTTCCGATAGGATCATATAATCCGATTTGTTGAACCATATTGTTACCTAGTTAGTACAATATTGTTACTGACCACCACTAGAAGTTTTAAGGGTATTATTTAGAAAGATTATTTAGAAAGTCACGTATGTAACGCAGGTGAAAGTTAAAGCAGCTGCCAGCCAGCAAAGGAAGTCCGTGCATTTGTTCCGCTGTAGATAATCGTAACAGCCCTGTGGTCAATAGTTCGGATATACACGTGGTCCCCCGCATTGACCTCCTTAACTGTAACGCCGGTGGAGCAGTCCCAGTCACCAGACGCAGTGTTTACCGTGTCAGCCACGATACTCCCGAAAGGAGAGCCATTCAGAACAATTTCAAGGTCTATCCATTCAGCTTCCTGGACAACGACAGTCCACGTAAAAACGTAAACGCCAGTTTGTGGTACGATAAAAATCCCGTTATCTCTGTGGTAACCGTTGCCCCGGTTTGTTACGACGACGTCATAAATGATTATATGTTTGGCCTCTAGGGCTGGCGTATGGATGGAGGAGATGTAGGCATAAAACGCCACCCCCTCATGAGGAGTGTTCGATTGTAGTAACCTTTCCTCTGAAATGGACGAgtgaaaatcaatttttgtttaGCTTTCGATAGAAAAACTAAGTTTGGTTTCATTTACGCTAAGTGAACATCAGATAAGAAGTTCAGCATGTATACTGTTGTTgaaatttgtatatgatcattaGGAAGGAATCCTAAACTCTTCGGAACCTAAGGTCCAATGAACTTGAAGAATATTATATAGTTTGTCAAGTTGCGCTTTTCATATTTTAGGATTCTTCCTATACAGAACACAGCACTCAAACATTTCTCCATGCTGATAGTCTTATTAGATTGAAAACACCTGATGATGTATAATGAAATTTGTCCTAATAGCCTTTAAAAGACATTGGAGGGCCATCAAGGAGTCCAAaatagatcggtaaagttggctactagtaaccagctactagtaactggctacttaaaaagagaaaagttggctactagtacccagctacttgaaccaggaaaagttagctactagtagccagttactagtagccagctactaaaagtataaaaagttagctactcgtagccagctactacaaaatataaaagttataattactgatagctcgctaccagataaaggttaatgagtttgaaaattattatctatcagatttatttctaaagaggacgaggagtcgtatgaaatttcatgctcaattatcgccaattacataacgttgcaatgcaaaaatacgaataaactttttgaactgagtgtttactttaaaagtgatacggattgaattcagaccttcaatcatttgatataccatccattttgagatatctggtacttttacaatttgattcgagttaccctgaaattgcaacataagtgtgaatactgtaagaaactttatgtttgacttaatgtttgtattagatatctgacgaatttacgactatacatatggcaaaaagtgatagatggtgttttggtactccacgaattttcagatatcgctctttaggaaatcagttacttatacattttgattatcggtacaatgaaatttcaagatccgtgtgaataccttaaggaactccgtgttcatatcatatatttaactaacttacaacgatacgtatggcgagtagtgatattgggtatcgtgatatgtcataaattttcagatatcacgcttaaggaagtcagttacatataccttttgatggcaggtaaactgaaatttcaagttctTCGCAAATATCtcaaggaactctgagtttgtattagatatctgagtaatttacaattatcaaagtgaagaagagtgatattaggtatcttgacatgccataaatttccagatatcacgtttagggaagtcagctacttataccttttgattcctggtatcctgaaatttcaagtttttcataaatatcttaaagaaccctgtgtttgttttagatatctgccTAGTTTACAACTGTCCATGtaaagtggagtggtactaggtatcttgatatgccatcaattttcagatatcacccttaaggaagtcagctacttataccttttgattgcaggtaacctgaaatttcaagtttttcataaatatctcaagGAAGTCTGTTTGTACTAGAAATCTGACTaattcaagttttctaccaatattttaaggaactctgagtttgtattagatatctgactaatttacaatcatcaaagtgaagaagagtgatattaggtatcttgacatgccataaatttccagataccacgcttaaggaagtcagctacttataccttttgattgcaggtaacctgaaaattaaagtttttagaaaatatattaaggaactccgtctttgttttaaatatctgattaatttaccaatgcacatatgacaaaatctgatactaggtatcttgatatgccatcaattttcagatatcactcttaatgaagtcagctacatataccttttgatggcaggtaaactgaaatttcaatttttcgcaaatatcttaaggaactctgtgttgtattagatatctgactaatttacaagtACCCATGTGAAGtggtgtgatattagatattttgatatgccaacaattttcggatatcatacttaacgaagtcagctacttataccttttgattgcaggtaacttgaaatttcaagttttctaccaatattttaaggaactctgagtttgtattagatatctgagtaatttacaattatcaaagtgaagaagagtgatatcaggtatcttgacatgccataaatttccagatatcacgcttaagaaAGTCAGTTACTtaatataccttttgattcctggtatcctgaaatttcaagtttttcataaatatcttaaagaattctgtgcttgtattagatatctgactagtttacaactatccatgtaaagtggagtggtactaggtatcttgatatgccattaattttcagatatcacgcttaaggaagtcagctacttataccttttgattgcaggtaacctgaaatttcaagtttttcataaatatctcaaggaactctgtgtttgtactagaaatctgactaatttacaattaaccacgtgaagaagactgatattagatgtcttgatataccatcgatttttagatatcacgcttaaggaagtcagctacttatagctTTTGATTTCTgacaacctgaaatttcaagtttttcataaatatcttaaggatctccttgtttgtattaaatatctgactaatttacaactctccatgtgaagtggagtgatattaggtatcttaatatgccatcaaagtttggatatcacgcttaaggaagtcagctacttataccttttgatcaCAGGTAAAGTCAAATTTAAAGttgttagaaaatattttaaggagctccttgtttgttttagatatctgattaatttaccaatgcacacatgacaagatgtgatattaggtatcttgatatgccatcaattttcagatatcacgtctaaggaagttagctacttaATACCATTTGACTCTAGGtagcctgaaatttcaagttttttcagaaatatcttaaagaactctgtgcttgtattagatatctgactagtttacaactatccatgtgaagtggagtggtactaggtatcttgatattccatcaattttcagatatcaccgcttaaggaagtcagctacttataccttttgattcctggtaacctgaaatttcaagtttttcataaatatctcaaggaactctgtgtttgtactagaaatttgactaatttacaattaaccacgtgaagaagactgatattaggtgtcttgatataccatcaatttttagatatcatgcttaaggaagtcagctacttataccttttgattcctggtatcctgaaatttcaagtttttcataaatatcttaaagaactctgtatttgtattagatatcggactaatttacaactatccacgtgaagaggtgtgatattaggtGTCTtcatatgccaacaattttgagatatcacgcttaaggaagtcagctacttgtaccttttgattgcaggtaacctgaaatttcaaaattttcataaatatcttaaagaactccttgtttgtattagatatctgacaaatttgCAACTtaccatgtgaagtggaatggtattaggtatcgtgatatgtcatcaattttcagacatcacccttaaggaagtcagctacttatacctctTGATTCCagctaacctgaaatttcaagttttctaacaatattttaaggaactctgagtttgtattccaggtaacatgaaatttcatgtttttgataaatatcttaaagaacgccttaagatatttgcgaaaaacttgaaatttcactTTACCTACCATcgaaaggtatatgtagctgacttcctgaagagtgatatctgaaaattgatggaatatcaagatacctagtatcagattttgtcatatgtgcattggtaaattaatcagatatttaaaacagttccttaatatattttctaaaaactttaattttcaggttacctgcaatcaaaaggtataagtagctgacttccttaaacgtggtatctcaaaattaatggcatatcaagatacctagtaccactccacttcacatggatagttgtaaactaatcagctatctaatacaagcacagagttctttaagatatttatgaaaaacttgaaatttcaggataccaggaatcaaaaggtataagtagctgacttccctaagcgtgatatctggaaatttatggcatgtcaagatacctgatatcactcttcttcactttgataattgtaaattactcagatatctaatacaaactcagagttccttaaaatattggtagaaaacttgaaatttcatgttacctgcaatcaaaaggtataagtagctgacttccttaagggtgatatttgaaaattgatggcatatcaagatacctaataccattccacttcacatggatagttgtaaattagtcagatatctatttcaaacaaggcgttctttaagatatttatgaaaaacttgaaatttcaggttacctgcaatcaaaaggtataagtagctgacttcgttaagtatgatatccgaaaattgttggcatatcaagatatctaatagtACACCACTTCACccggatagttgtaaactagtcagatatctaatacaaatacagagttccttaagatatttgcgaaaaacttgaaatttcagtttacctgccatcaaaaggtatatgtagctgacttccttaagagtgatatatgaaaattgatggcatatcaagatacctagtatcagattttgtcatatgtacattggtaaattaatcagatatttaaaacaaagacggagttccttaatatattttctaaaaactttaattttcaggttacctgcaatcaaaaggtataagtagctgacttccttaagcgtggtatctcaaaattaatggcatatcaagatacctagtaccactctacttcacatggatagttgtaaactaatcagctatctaatacaagcacatagttctttaagatatttatgaaaaacttgaaatttcaggttacctgcaatcaaaaggtatacgtagctgacttccttaagggtgatatctgaaaattgatggcatatcaagatacctagtaccactccactttaCATGGACAGTTGTAAACTAggcagatatctaaaacaaacacagggttctttaagatatttatgaaaaacttgaaatttcaggataccaggaatcaaaaggtataagtaacTGACTTCCCTAAGcatgatatctggaaatttatagcatgtcaagatacctaatatcactcttcttcactttgataattgtaaattactcagatatctaatacaaactcagagttccttgaGATATTTGCGAagaacttgaaatttcagtttacctgccatcaaaaggtatatgtagctgacttccttaagcgtgatatctgaaaatttatgacatatcacgatacccaatatcactactcgccatatgtatcgttgtaagttagttaaatatatgatataaacacggagttccttaaggtattcacacggatcttgaaatttcattgtaccgataatcaaaatgtataagtaactgatttcctaaagagcgatatctgaaaattcatggagtaccaaaacaccatctatcacttcttgccatatgtatagtcgtaaattcatcagatatctaatacaaacataaagtttcttacggtattcacacttatgttgaaatttcagggtaactcgaatcaaattgtaaaagtaccagatatctcaaaatggatggtatatcaaatgattgaaggtctgaattcaatccgtatcacttttaaagtaaacactcagttgaaaaagtttattcgtattttgcattgcaacgttatgtaattggggataattgagcgtggaatttcatacgactcctcgtcctctttagaaataaatctgatagataataattttcaaactcattaacctttatctggtagcgagctatcagtaattataacttttatattttgtagtagctggctacgagtagcaaacttttcatacttttagtagctggctactagtaactggctactagtagttaacttttcctggttcaagtagctggctactagtagccaacttctctttttttaagtagccagttactagtagctggttactagtagccaactttaccgatctgtCCAAAATGTCAACTCTAAAGTTTCTACAAAGGGATCAGTATGTTGTTTAGACTCTCGGTGAATGAAAGGCCACTGTACATTGGAATCTAAGGTTTACTACTTTGCACGTGAAAAGAACCAGAAACCTTATGTCTTGAATACTAAGTAGATGGAACAGAACCTATTACACACTACATATTTCTGCAGTTAATAGACTAAAACAAAAATGACTTGAATTGCTGGTAACCTTAATCAGATTGTTAATGTGCATTCAATACTCACGTCTTTCACGTCCGTTTCTTTtacttttatgaatatttttgtcTGTGGATAATTCCAAAACTTCTCCCCGAGCCCCAGAAGTGTTCAGTAAAGTTCTACTATCGTTTCCCGGTACTAAGATTGGTGGTTCAGCATTTATACGTGCTTTATTAAACACTTCCTTTAACtgattgttctcttcaattaaTAACTTTATTGTCTTGTCCTGTTCTTCGTTTTTCATCTTCAGTTGAACATTTTCCCGCTCGAGTTTCAACAAACGAGACTCCATATTCTTTCTCCATGCCTCCATTTCCAAATCGTTCGCGACAATACATTGGACCAcgaaaatcaaaatcaacatCGCAAAAATCCAACATTTAGCCATTTTTCTATTTGTGGTTTATCGCAAGGAGGAATATCGGTGCTTTCGACCTACGAATATGCGCTAGTATGTCAGATAAGAGTTTGTAGGACTTGGACTCTTCAACAGAGATAAGCTACCATCCCAAAATAGATCGATTAAAATGTAGTCCACAAGAATGCACAATAACagttttttatagttttgaacACCTGTGGGCATATGTATGATGCTATCATGGGATTAAGAAACGTTCCTTACAATTCATACAacttgggaattttttttagtttgtggTTTAACGAAATCGCCGTAATAGACTTGTTAGAGACAGTAGTACATGTAACCCTCCGGATTATTTAGATACCAATTCTGTCATATCTCTTTATAGGCTCAAGATCAAACATGAAAAGATAAAGATACATGTAACGAGCGATGATTAATCTCGTAGCTCCCccaaggaatacaaattaattacaAACACGGATcactgggcacaccagaggtgggatcagatgcctaggaggagtaaacattccctgtcgatcgACAATACCCACAGTGagtcctctatcttgatcagggaaacgaagttatccgtagttaaaatcagtgtgtaaagaacggtctaacaatcggcatgaaacacgtcagacagcatttgaccctatgataggttatactggcaaactagatcgttataacgaccatagaatttgcgaaatgctggctttaaacgagactgttgaaacccctgtaccatcatgACATAATAACAGAGGTCCGTATGTTTAcctaactcttaattttgcattcctcataagaattatgagattgatcactattcattatcttcaccttttcatctggGATGCTTGAAGACCATAATGCCAACTAGTGTTGTATTCCCTTGTTGCTCTTTCCGTAACAAAGGGCTTttagtttgacctacttttaataaaaacatttattattgCAATATTGTAGAATTCCCCTGAACTTCCATATCAACGTTTACCTACCCATTCCGTAGGCAATTATAACGCTTGGTTTCGAAGTTACCATTAAAGAGTAGTGTTATTCTTCACTTAGAACCCAAGCAATACTCGTAATTCCTAAGGTGCATTCCATAACATTTCGTCGCCTGGGGTCGCCATCAGTCAGCTGTATTTTCTTTAAAGAATGAGTCGTCTGGTTTATCACAGAACGTGTATCTAACTACCTTTGGATGTAATAAATATGTGGAAGTCATTCTAGGTTTTACCGCCAGTGCATTGTCTTCTGCAATAAAGCCTTAGTTTGTGTTTATGTTTTGTAGAAAACTCTAAACACACTCACGGTCAGAGCCCGTTAGATGTGAATTTCCTGGCAGTAATCGCTCTGTACCACACCAAAGTAGACAACAAATACGACATGTCTACCGTGAATTTCTAGTCCTCCATTACTGCCCCATCAGTGTCCGTCTGCTTCAAGGCAaatcaaaatgttcaaatgtgATATACCGGTGGAAGTCGGCGTGGACAGGCTGAATATTGACGACTCCATCAGGAACAATATCTGTGATAAACAGACtttcattttcttaaatttgtattttaacttAAGGATGTGTGCAATATTGTAGGTGTGTTTTGTGCCATTGTGCCCAGTGTCAGGACAACCAGGTATGGGTTGCAATCCTTTAGGTACAGTGCTCCTAAGATCTGGAACTCTTTGCCAAATGAAGCTAGGCATCTTACCAccttaaatcaatttaaaagttttatttccacTTGGTCTGGTCCCACATGTAAGTGTAAATCATGCAGATCTTAGGTCCATTGTATATGGCTTTATATGTTGCTTCTGCTCTTTTTATCTATGCAGcgtttgtgtgtgtgtctgcATGGCTCAATAGAcctttcttttctatttttacttttattatttattttttagtaAATTCCATCAGCAatgtaattttaaatatttacatgattaatttactaccatcatttattttaattatatttaaattattttcaaaactcttaTAATATACAGCTTTTACTTGAAACAGCAAACATAGCTAATTggtttgaaatttaatgatgctttttatacatatactcttgcttgtagtattttatttcttcctcgTAGTTTTATGCTTtcgtatctgtatattcttgTGTATTCTTGCAtggaagttttcttttattttgtattcttttgttaatctgtgatatgtctgtgtatatgtgtacatgcatgctatgtgtctttgTCCTTGATATACTTGAatgtgatagtcggttaaaaagctctacagagcttgtgtttgacatgttgaatgtatatagtgccgactttaaataaaatttactttacattACTTTACTTTTAGTTTGTGTTTTAGAATATTAGTTACTAATGTGTTTAAGTTTGTGTATTAAGTTTTTAATTACTGTGTTTTGATTTTATGTATTACAATTCATTTAGTGATTGTGTGTTTTAGTTTGTGAATTAGAATTAGGGATtagaaactttgaaattttAGTGATGTCCACATTTTAGAGTTTCAAATTAATAGTACTCTTATACTGATAGCAGATGACAGGTTTGTTTTCTATATTCATTATACTCctgcaaacaaagtttggggGTATTTTGGAATCAccatgtccgtctgtctgtctatccgtctgtttgtctgtctgtagacatgattttgtccGTGTATGTTTAAATAAACTAGTGCAtggatttttcttaaaatttgtaCACTCATTACTCACCATATGAAGATGTGCACCTAGTATttttaatcccgtggggatccgggttagaattgatcctcagtaccccttgcttgtcgtaggaggcgactaaattgggcgatccttcggatgaagATTATGGTTGGTTATGGATATCGTTGCATATGAATAAACAATACACAGGTAAAACTACAACATGATTCACATGTTTCAATTTCTATCCGTGTATTCTATACATTCGCAATCGTGTGAaagataatatatttcataaatcaaAGTTATGGATCACCAAATCCGATAAATCATTCCTAGAATATCGAATTCAACAAGAAAAATCACGTTATATCTGAATTCCGATACCATCATCCAATGAATCCTATTGTAATCTAGATACGTTGCATTATTGTAACTGACCATCATGTGAAGAATTAACGATCCGATTAATACTGTCGATTTGCATAACTTGACGCCCAATTTTGTGTCCCAGATGGAATTTAGAGCAGCTGCCAACCAGCAAAGGAAGTCCGCGCCTTTGTCCCGCTGTAGATAATCGTATGAGCATCATGGTTAAATGTTCGGATGTACACGTGGTCCCCTGCATTGACCTCCTTAACTGCAATGCCGGTGGAACAATCCCAGTCACCAGACGCGGGGTTTACCGTGTCAGCTATTATACTCCCGAAAGGAGAGTCATTCAGAACGATTTCAAGTTCTATATATTCACCTTCCTGGACAACGACAGTCCACGTAAAAACGTAAACGCCAGTTTGTGGTACGATGAAAATTCCGTCATCTCCGTGGTAACCGTTGCCCCGGTTGGTAACGACAACGTCGTAAACAATAACGTGTTTAACTTCAAGGGCAGAGGTGTGGATGGAGGAGATGTA belongs to Ostrea edulis chromosome 7, xbOstEdul1.1, whole genome shotgun sequence and includes:
- the LOC125657227 gene encoding heavy metal-binding protein HIP-like, which encodes MAKCWIFAMLILIFVVQCIVANDLEMEAWRKNMESRLLKLERENVQLKMKNEEQDKTIKLLIEENNQLKEVFNKARINAEPPILVPGNDSRTLLNTSGARGEVLELSTDKNIHKSKRNGRERQERLLQSNTPHEGVAFYAYISSIHTPALEAKHIIIYDVVVTNRGNGYHRDNGIFIVPQTGVYVFTWTVVVQEAEWIDLEIVLNGSPFGSIVADTVNTASGDWDCSTGVTVKEVNAGDHVYIRTIDHRAVTIIYSGTNARTSFAGWQLL
- the LOC125657223 gene encoding uncharacterized protein LOC125657223, whose protein sequence is MTKCWIFAMLILIFVVQCIVANDLEMKAWRKNMESRLLKLDRESVQLKMKNEEQDTKIKLLIEQNNQLKEVVREIGINTEPGNDSGTLVNTSGARRKVLEPTYENHHKSKRNGRERQESSLELNIEGIAFYAYISSIHTSALEVKHVIVYDVVVTNRGNGYHGDDGIFIVPQTGVYVFTWTVVVQEGEYIELEIVLNDSPFGSIIADTVNPASGDWDCSTGIAVKEVNAGDHVYIRTFNHDAHTIIYSGTKARTSFAGWQLL